One genomic region from Candidatus Nanopelagicales bacterium encodes:
- a CDS encoding glycine--tRNA ligase → MVDRVEAVVNLCKRRGFVFASSEIYGGTRSAWDYGPLGVELKENIRRQWWQAVVRGRDDVVGIDSSVILAPQVWVASGHVAEFVDPLTECRSCHKRYRADQLLETFEERKGRPASGLDEIPCPNCGNKGDFTEPRDFNGLLRTSIGPVEEEGSVHYLRPETAQGIFVNYKNVAESARMKPPFGIAQTGKSFRNEITPGNFIFRTREFEQMEMEFFVQPGTDEEWHEDWIQERRDWYVDLGIKSENLRLYEHPAEKLSHYSKRTVDLEYKFQFAGSEWAELEGIANRTDFDLRTHSEHSGTDLSFFDQETGERWTPYVIEPAAGLTRAVLAFLLDAYDVDEAPNTKGGTDRRTVLRFDPRIAPVKVAILPLSRNPELSPRARQLAASLRARWNVEFDDAGAIGRRYRRQDEIGTPYCVTVDFETLTDEAVTVRERDSMSQERIPLASIEAFLATRLPC, encoded by the coding sequence GTGGTCGATCGTGTTGAAGCCGTCGTCAACCTGTGCAAGCGCCGGGGGTTCGTGTTCGCCTCAAGCGAGATCTACGGAGGGACTCGCTCCGCCTGGGACTACGGGCCGCTCGGAGTCGAGCTGAAGGAGAACATCCGTCGTCAGTGGTGGCAGGCGGTTGTTCGCGGGCGTGATGACGTTGTGGGGATCGATTCGTCGGTCATCCTCGCCCCGCAGGTCTGGGTCGCTTCTGGGCACGTGGCCGAATTCGTTGATCCGCTGACCGAATGCCGCTCATGCCACAAGCGATACCGTGCCGACCAGCTTCTGGAGACGTTCGAAGAGCGCAAGGGACGGCCCGCCTCCGGTCTGGACGAGATCCCGTGCCCGAACTGCGGAAACAAGGGGGACTTCACCGAGCCCCGGGACTTCAACGGGCTACTCCGGACCAGCATCGGGCCGGTCGAGGAGGAGGGGTCTGTACATTACCTGCGGCCGGAAACCGCGCAGGGGATCTTCGTCAACTACAAGAACGTGGCCGAAAGCGCCCGGATGAAGCCGCCGTTCGGTATCGCCCAGACCGGCAAGTCGTTCCGCAATGAGATCACTCCGGGGAACTTCATCTTCCGGACGCGCGAGTTCGAGCAGATGGAGATGGAGTTCTTCGTTCAGCCTGGCACCGATGAGGAGTGGCATGAGGATTGGATCCAGGAGCGGCGCGACTGGTATGTCGACCTCGGCATCAAGTCGGAGAACCTGCGCCTGTACGAGCATCCTGCGGAGAAGCTCTCCCACTACTCGAAGAGGACTGTGGACCTGGAGTACAAGTTTCAGTTCGCGGGCAGCGAGTGGGCCGAGCTGGAGGGGATCGCGAACCGTACGGACTTCGATCTGCGCACGCACAGCGAACACTCGGGCACGGATCTGTCCTTCTTCGATCAGGAGACCGGGGAGCGCTGGACTCCGTACGTGATCGAGCCCGCCGCTGGTCTGACGAGAGCGGTTCTGGCGTTTCTTCTCGACGCCTACGACGTTGACGAGGCGCCGAACACCAAGGGCGGAACCGACCGCCGCACGGTACTGCGGTTCGACCCACGAATCGCGCCTGTGAAGGTGGCGATTCTGCCGCTATCTCGGAACCCGGAGTTGTCGCCGCGCGCTCGCCAGCTCGCCGCCTCGCTGCGGGCGCGTTGGAATGTCGAGTTCGATGACGCCGGGGCGATCGGCCGCCGCTACCGTCGCCAGGACGAGATCGGCACTCCGTACTGCGTCACCGTGGACTTCGAGACGTTGACCGACGAGGCCGTTACGGTCCGGGAACGCGATTCGATGTCGCAGGAGCGCATCCCGCTGGCCAGTATCGAAGCGTTTCTCGCGACGCGGCTTCCGTGCTAA
- a CDS encoding metalloregulator ArsR/SmtB family transcription factor, translating into MTILSQGDRTPARDAMSNSAAVALFRSLGDPARLAIIQRLADNGPMRVTDLVSQLGLAQSTVSAHLACLRECGLVDAQPMGRASVHSLTRPELPALLHAAEQLLAETGYAVDLCGTSGSDARGR; encoded by the coding sequence GTGACGATTCTGAGCCAAGGTGACAGGACTCCCGCGAGGGACGCGATGTCCAATTCAGCGGCCGTCGCGCTGTTCCGGTCCCTGGGAGACCCGGCCCGACTGGCGATCATCCAGCGCCTCGCGGACAACGGCCCCATGCGCGTAACCGATCTCGTTTCGCAGCTTGGCCTGGCGCAATCCACCGTTTCAGCGCATCTGGCGTGCTTGCGCGAATGTGGGTTGGTCGACGCCCAGCCAATGGGGCGAGCGTCTGTGCACTCGCTGACCCGTCCCGAGCTACCCGCCCTACTGCATGCCGCCGAGCAGCTGCTAGCCGAGACCGGCTACGCGGTCGATCTGTGCGGAACGTCCGGCTCGGACGCACGCGGACGATGA
- a CDS encoding cation transporter — protein MSSEAHPAAKGAAARRAVRYVRATIAYNVIEGVIAVLFGVAAGAVSLIGFGVDSVIEVAAGAVVLTRLVAEIRGGHPDEAKERRALKFVALTFFALAGYVAVEGTRELLAGDKPDTSWVGIALTGASIIVMPWLAHAKRKAGLEMNSHLVVAEAAETRLCALLSVSTFVGLLTYAAFGWIWLDPAAGFVIAAFAVMEGREAWGGELVCCDED, from the coding sequence ATGAGCTCCGAGGCACACCCGGCGGCGAAGGGAGCGGCCGCGCGCCGGGCAGTGCGCTACGTCCGGGCGACGATCGCCTACAACGTGATCGAGGGCGTGATCGCGGTCCTCTTCGGTGTGGCGGCAGGGGCCGTGTCGTTGATCGGATTCGGGGTCGACTCCGTGATCGAGGTGGCCGCCGGCGCCGTCGTGCTCACTAGGCTGGTTGCTGAGATCCGAGGCGGGCATCCGGACGAAGCCAAGGAACGGCGCGCGCTGAAGTTCGTCGCTCTGACGTTCTTCGCGCTGGCCGGCTACGTAGCCGTCGAAGGAACGCGGGAGCTGCTCGCTGGCGACAAGCCTGACACCAGCTGGGTCGGCATCGCGCTGACCGGCGCATCGATCATCGTCATGCCGTGGCTCGCTCACGCCAAGCGCAAGGCAGGCCTGGAAATGAACTCGCACCTCGTTGTCGCCGAGGCCGCCGAGACCCGGCTCTGCGCGTTGCTGAGCGTGTCGACGTTCGTCGGCCTGCTCACCTACGCCGCGTTCGGATGGATCTGGCTCGACCCCGCCGCCGGTTTCGTCATCGCGGCATTCGCGGTCATGGAGGGCCGGGAAGCCTGGGGAGGGGAGCTCGTCTGCTGCGACGAGGACTGA